DNA from Kryptolebias marmoratus isolate JLee-2015 linkage group LG8, ASM164957v2, whole genome shotgun sequence:
CTGTAGAAAATGATACAGCTGACATCCACTGTATACATAAAAATACTCTGAAACCAACAcagatcatgtttgttttgtaggatttgtttatttgttggtcAGAATGTAAGAGCCACACTGCAGCAATCCAAACCCACAAACTACTTTCTGCCTACTGGTTTGGCCTCTACAGCAATGCCGGGGACTTCCCCTCTTGCTACTTTCAGCTGCCACTGGACAATTGAAGCCTGGGGTGTGTGAATCCATCGGCCTTAAAGGCATTGCGTGCTGTCAGCTGTGCCTCGCGCAGCTGGTGATAAGCAGATCCTGTACATCGTGtcataaaaagcatttttgtgtttattctgcGCGAGAGAACTGGTTGCTCTGTAAACAGTCCTATAATCTTGTAATGATGAAAATTATAATCAGTGTTAATTTGAGTTTCCATGATGTTGTTCAGTATTAATTGCATTGATGATGGAGTTACTATATACAGCACACTGAATGAGTTTCATTCAGGCAAAATTAATCGTGAGtgggtgaaagaaaacagcaacaaatgcGGGCCTTGGCCACTGTAcatgcataaaaatgttttggttagattattaattaaattaaaggccagCATTCCTTGGAAGGAATGCAAATGCAACTTTCAGCAGAGCGCAATAACTAAGTCAAGACCCAGGTAAACTACAAACAGCTTTTTGACgatcaaaaaatgttttatttcataaaacagatgtttgaacagtaaaaaaaacagtgacccATTTTGTTTATTCCTGTCTTGCATTTCCATCAACGATTGCTTCTTCGTTGATCAGATGACACAAAAGGACGGGCAGCACCTTTGGAGGCTGAAGAACTTTAAATCGCCCATGTACTGCAACGTGTGTCAGAGCATGCTGCTGGGTCTGAGGAAACAAGGCCTGTGCTGCACCTGTGAGTACCTGAACTCGCCAGAGGAGGGCGACACTGCGGGGACATTTGTCACGCAGCCTGGTTTAACTGCGTATGACCcgtttttgttaaattagtaCTTATCTGCCAGATTTGCATTTGAAACTTGTTTCGTATTTAAAACTGTGCAGGTTGTAAGTACACAGTCCATGGACGTTGTGCTAACAAGAACCCAGCTCCTTGTACCAGGACATATGTAAAGTCAAAGAAAGAAACTGGGGTATGCTGGCATCTCCGCAGTTATTTTCATAGTAAAACACAGAGTTTAAATTAAGTAGCCTAATTCCTTTACATGCTTGAACGTGCTTTCCACTTTACAGGTTCCAGCGCACGACTGGGTTAGTGGGAACTGTGACTCAAGAAAGTGTGAACGATGCCAAAAGAAGATCAAGAGCTTCCAGGGCTTAACAGGGAAACACTGTGTGTGGTGCCACACAATGGTGAGAAAGCATCTTAgggtgttatttttattttgaagaatttaTAGGTACTTACAAGATTTAAGTGCATCACTTTTGTTCCTCAGATTATAGTATCACCGCTTCATATGATTGTTTAGACCAATTTTCTGAAATAATGTGCCCTGTTTCCCACTTATCAAGTGGGAAGATAAATCCTTTGGTCAAATTTACAAACTGAGAGGTCATTTGCTTTTAgagggcaacaaaataaaatgtttttattcccaAATTCATGGCTGACCAAAACACAAATGAGCCCAGCCACTCCTCTGCATGCTGCAggtctaaatttaaaaagtctatTTGTAATCTGGGGATGTGTGCCTTCAGTAATGTTACTGTATGACTTATTGTCAACcacatgtatttttaaaatcactttataTAACAAGACTTGTGGCTTTTTCGATTCTGTGTAATTATAAGTGAGCACTGAAGGGATTTGTCTGTTTCTTACTGCTCTAAACTTCCAAGAAAgcagagatgtaaaaaaaaaaaataataatgtgaaaGATAAATGTCGATCCTGTCAGTCACGACTGCTCTGAGATCTGATGTAACATGTCACCTGTTTGTGTTACTCAGTGCCATGATGGATGTGCAGACCAGGAGCCAACAGAGTGTACCTGTGGGACGCTCAAAGACCATATCCTGCCTCCGTGGGCAATATATCCTGTTATCAAGGTACAAAATTATCCTCGGGCAGATGTACAGTACAACCTGCACCTCACACACCAACACAGAACGTTGTGTCAGTCAGGCTGttccttgtttttgtaaatacagCCTCtgtattgcattttatttgacgCATTGAGTAGTTACTTAGTTTCTTACCGTTAAATGGCAGAAATGCTATTAGGTTTTCttagctttattattattattatactttatttatttattatatgcttttgtttttctacccAACAGGAGAGACCAAACAATGTGAAGAACGGCTGCTCGGGGTCAACAGATGACAGCGATCTCAATGTTACGCCTGATGGACAAGTGCTTCAGGTACTGGCAAAGATACTGTAAACTGTTGTAAGAtttgttagatttttgtttgttgccgGTACGGTAACTATAACATTTGTTTACTCATCAACAGATCTGCCCTGTGCCAAACACCCATCCTCTTCTAGTGTTTGTCAACCCTAAAAGTGGTGGGAAGCAGGGAGAAAGGTGAGCCCAGAGAGATTATGATTAAGAAAGTTTCTACTATGAGCACGTTGTTAAgattggtttgtgtttattccAGAGTCCTGCGTAAATTTCAGTATTTGCTGAATCCAAGGCAGGTTTACAACCTTTCAAATGGTGGCCCTGGACCAGGGTGaggttctttatttttttcagaccACATTATCCTGAGAACTTGTTTAGCTGTGTTACGTCTTGCTGTTGTAGTTGACTTCATCGTCTGCATTTCAGACTGAGTTTCTtcagaaacctgcaggactACAGAATCCTGGTGTGCGGTGGAGACGGTACAGTCGGCTGGATTCTCGATGCTATAGGTGAGTTTGTCAGCTCGGTCTCTGTGAAAcgtgggaaaaaaatattccagcacgcctaatttgtttttcttctcctttgcCATTTCTTGCAATCAGACAAAGCCAATCTTCAGGTATGGCCACCTGTTGCTGTACTTCCTCTGGGCACAGGAAATGACCTCGCGCGATGTCTGCGTTGGGGTGGAGGTGAGATGGGGTTCTCGTTGAacgtaaaatgaataaaatagttGTGCCTTGCAAACTGCGTAACTTCTGTGCATGTGAATAAATCCAGTCCCGCTGcatgttctctctctctctctcccctcgTTAAAGGATATGATGGTGAAGACTTGGGTCGTATTCTGAAAGACATTGAGGGCAGCTCTCCGGTTCTGATGGACCGCTGGAGTGTGCAGGTTATACCTCATGAGGTACAGGAGAAAGGGGATCCTGTGCCGTACGAAATCGTCAACAACTACTTCTCAATTGGAGTTGTGAGTTTCTCAGAAATGTGCCACACAAGAGGAAGTGTTTCGTTTTCAGTTGGTAGGATTGTTTGCTGTACTGCTCATTCCTCTGATGTGTTGCTTTGACAGGATGCCTCCATTGCCCACCGGTTTCACACGTTGAGGGAGAAACATCCTCAGAAATTTAACAGCAGGTACGCATGCTTATCAGATcatgttcattttgttctctTAATCTGAGGCAGCGAAGAAACAAGAAGATCCCACACAACAAGGATAGGTTTcagttttagttgtattttttttttcctatttcatgtttctgccattttaaagctgagaaataAGTGCAGGTGGTGGCTGCAGATGTCTGTGGCAGCAAGTGTTAACACACAACTCTTGCTCCCCGGAGATAAACCAGTGTGTACGTGAAGTAACAGTTAAActtaaaagaaacactttttgtgACTGCAGAATGAAGAACAAGTTGTGGTATTTTGAATTTGCCACTTCAGAAACCATATCAGCTTCCTGCAAGAAACTCAGCGAAAGTTTAACAATAGAGGTGAGCGAACAGCACCAGCAGCACCAGAACTGTGAATGTGCCGTTTGTCTTTGAAATCAAGCAACTACAAAACTACTCCTGCCaacagtttgctgtttttgcgctttccctttttttgtggCCTACTGTACTTTTCCCAGTGCTGTGGCACTCCTCTGGACCTCAGTGGCCTCTCTCTGGAAGGAGTCGCTGTCCTTAACATTCCCAGCATGCACGGTGGCTCCAACCTTTGGGGTGAAACCAAAAAAGGGGACACTAAGGGGCTAACAGGTCAGGATGAGCCTGAGGTGATCACCAACCCAGATGTCCTGAAAATTACTACTCaaggtacattttttttcactgaccTCAACTCAATTAAATGGGGAAATTAAACCTTAAATCTTCATGTGACGTGTGTGTGTAATATGGAAGTTCCTCTTAGCTCTGCAGAAACCATTAGCTGATTGTTTTTGAGCAAAGTCTAAATCCAGATTTCCTGTTGCAGCTGTTATTGCTTAAAAAGCTCATATACTGACCGTACAGCTACAACACCAAACCACATATTGACTAAATCAGACAATAGCTGCTCTGCTCTCTGTTGGCTGCATCTGAAAACACGCACGTTCACAGCAGACACGCCAGAGTTTTTGCGGCGTTTACCCCATCATAGTCATCATAGTATGTAGTCaagaaaatctcaaaataaaCACGTATCATCAGTTTCCACCGCTCCACGCTGAGCGCAGCAAATGGGTGgtttatctttttgtaaatgtcatGTTTCTATAATATTTACGGCCTTGTTTGTCAATGAAAATTATGAGCTatttaaatgatcaaacaaATGTTCAGGAATATTATTGTTTGATTTAGTGGAATTATTTATTGGACGTATTTGTTGAGCCATCCATTAGAAAACACTACACTGTGTACTTTGACACAGTATACTCCTCTTTACATGAAATCATTTGGAAAATGACCGATGCACAGAAAAAATGCTCTTAAATGTGTGGTAGAGTGGGTAGTGGTATGATTAGGTATAGAAAAAAATTCaatccaaagattttttttttacttcaatcCCTGAGTTAGGTTTATGATTTGCTTGAAccac
Protein-coding regions in this window:
- the dgkaa gene encoding diacylglycerol kinase, alpha a; protein product: MSAPTNPEVKELNPVDFIQLQQYIEYCSLKVKDVLREFDKDGRLAQHRHGECINEEGFRQFLKTYLEVEDFPSDLCQRLFRSFQNSKPTQEDGTKEVFLKDVSCYFSLLEDGQPRDKLEFAFRLYDRDGNGVLDSSEVDRIIAQMMHAAEYLDWDVSELKPVLKDMMTAIDADSSGTVSLEEWVEGGMNNVPLLVLLGLKMTQKDGQHLWRLKNFKSPMYCNVCQSMLLGLRKQGLCCTCCKYTVHGRCANKNPAPCTRTYVKSKKETGVPAHDWVSGNCDSRKCERCQKKIKSFQGLTGKHCVWCHTMCHDGCADQEPTECTCGTLKDHILPPWAIYPVIKERPNNVKNGCSGSTDDSDLNVTPDGQVLQICPVPNTHPLLVFVNPKSGGKQGERVLRKFQYLLNPRQVYNLSNGGPGPGLSFFRNLQDYRILVCGGDGTVGWILDAIDKANLQVWPPVAVLPLGTGNDLARCLRWGGGYDGEDLGRILKDIEGSSPVLMDRWSVQVIPHEVQEKGDPVPYEIVNNYFSIGVDASIAHRFHTLREKHPQKFNSRMKNKLWYFEFATSETISASCKKLSESLTIECCGTPLDLSGLSLEGVAVLNIPSMHGGSNLWGETKKGDTKGLTGQDEPEVITNPDVLKITTQDLSDRRLEVVGLEGAMEMGQIYTGLKSAVRLAKTSQITIRTKKALPMQIDGEPWMQPPCTIHITHKNQACMLMAPQAKSSSFFK